Within Spinacia oleracea cultivar Varoflay chromosome 4, BTI_SOV_V1, whole genome shotgun sequence, the genomic segment gcacatttaatgcttgttttatcgttatacgtcatatctaggctaaaataaggcattttcgctcccaactttaaaataaagaacctaaggactcattttaaccttattacatgtttgatatgcataattttaacgatctaaaactctttccaatctatttatgcactttaggctcattgggtcgttataggtcatatttaggctaaaaggaGGCATTtgcgctcccaactttgaactaaagaacctaaggactcattttaaacttattacatgattaatatgcttagttttaagtttctaagacttattctaatctacttatacacatttaagacttgtttggtcgctataggacatatttaggctaaaatgacattttcgctcccaactatgaaccaaagaacctaatgactcattttaaaaatactaaatgttttatatgcttagttttaactttctagttctcattccaatccatttatgcatcgCCGACTTATttggaaaaaggaagaaaatctCTTTGATCTCCAGAAGAAAAAGTAGAAGCAGAAGCTATTCCgtgtcattataggtcatatttaggctaaaatgacattttcgctcccaactttaaacttaagaacctaaggactcattttaaactttcaacatgattcatattattagtttaaactttctaagactcaatccaatctatttatgcacatttgagacttgtttggccgttataggtcatatttaggctaaaatgacattgttgcttacaactttgaactaacgaacttaagaacttatttcaaacttattacatgattcatatgattagttttaacttttcaagactcaatctaatctatttatgcacatttgagacttttttggtcgttttaggtcatatttaggctaaaatgagacattttcgctcccaactttgaactaacgaacctaagaactcactttaaactttctaaatgattcatatgattattttaaactttCCATGACTCAATccaatatatttatgcacatttgagacttatttggccattataggtcatatctaggctaaaatgacattttcgctcccaaatttgaactaacgaacctaaggactcacttccgctaattacatgattaatatgattagttttaagtttctaagactcaatccgatcgatttatgcacatttgagacttgtttggtggttataggtcatatttaggctaaaataaggcatttttgctcccaactttgaactaaagaatctaaagactcattttaaaccctttacatgattaatattcttagttttaagtttccaagacccTTTCCAATCttttacgcacatttaaggctcattgggtcgttataggtcatatttagactaaaatgacattttcgttcccaaatgtgaactaaagaacctaatgacttatttcaaacttattacatgtttaatatgcttatttttaaagttttcaaatactcatttcaatctatttatgcacatttaaggctcattgggtcatcatagttcatatttagactaaaatgacatttaatctaatgctcccatcaaatttttgtttttgaaggtctatactacaggaatgcgccttatgctagtgaggaaattgatgtggttcgtgagcaatgggctaagttttttaccataaagtatttattattggcctgagGGCGTTTGATCGAGTTGGCTTAGATGTTATAGGACaatattttgtattaaaatgtatgcgtacgttgaaattggaacgtacatatatttaaatgtattagtacgtgcactttggttttggaatatatacaaaactacagttattgtttatatatttgttatacaggttgtgatattctattattgttatgacaggtttctatatttggtgcacagtccctaaacaaaattagaattttcccgccaaaagtgctttgttgcagcgtacatatatatgtgtacgctgcaacaagggtctaaattttggcaaattttcagacttgttgcagcgtacaaatagatgtacgcagcaacaagtggagttttttgcagcgtacacttctttgtacgctgcaacaagtcactatttttgccaaaattttgacacttgtttcagcgtacatgcatatgtacgctgcaaaaaagtactttttgcagcgaacattgtacgctgcaacaagttcagacttgttgcaggccccccagttgcagcatacgatgtacgctgcaacaggggtctaaaagcccgctgcaattagggttttttctactagtgaatgtccgtatctagtcttaaaagcggtctttggtatatcgtgatcagcgattctcaattgatgataacctgagcgcaaatcgatctttgaaaagattcatgctcctttcagttggtcaaataggtcctctatcctaggcaaaggatacttattcttaatcgtgaccttattgagctccatgtagtctatacagagcctcatacttccatccttcttttttacaaacaagactggtgctccccaaggcgatgaaCTTAgactaatgtaacctttctctaatagatcctccaattggccttttaactcattcatttctgatGGAGACATTCGATATGGTGCTTTCGAGATAggcgcggttccaggcactatgTCTATGGTAAAGTGAATAGGttgattgggaggcatccccgggatctcttccagAAACACATCGAGGAATTCATTCACTACCGCAATGTCCTCAGGTTGATCTTtggtcacatgctctaggttcctcacattgcataagaagactgggttccctttactgactagcttcacgagatCCATTGTCGTGATaatccctatgttcttaggtttaccaaaacgatgatacgacactactttgcctaagctagacctcaagtgaaccttttgcttctcacaatctattttggctttgaacatggccaaccaatccatccctacaatcacatctagctctcctaattCAAACtggattaggttagataagaatacggtcttggctatggtcaaaggcacatctctatggattttggtacacttcactatgctaccagtaggtatgactataggtacctcaattgtttcaggctctttcaaacctaattttcccaaaacgtctattgaggtaaaagaatatgttgcaccagaatcaaatagtactttaactaaaacggggTTAATAGacaaagtaccagctatgacatcagaggaagtctccgcttcttgcctaaatatcacattcagcttcccttgggcaactcctttatTATAGCCAGCtccattggtgtttccattgttatttcggttcccattctggtgttggttccctccaggttttccatggttctggtgatttccattgctattattattgttaccaccttggtaattcctttggtttccacctccatttcctctatttcggttctgattattccgattattattctggtggttaccttggttaggcttcccattcttagaatagcattcatactccctatggcctaacttctgacagaatctacaggTCACTAGGTTTCCgccacaatcctttccagggtgattcatgttacagcgcctacagtcgtaggtccttactccattccttccagactggtttccaccaccttggttgttgcgatttccaccattgttagccctaaactggaaattcccattcccTTTGTGCTTCTTGAAATTACCTTGATTCTGTTGGTTACTCCCCTAATTCGAGTTCCCaacatcctttcttttctcAGAACTTctattcttcctttgttgtaacccatacaggtgagcagcttttccgtatagggtgtctaatgaggtaaaggtctctccagacagcaacaactgtaagtccatggtcaatccattctcaaacctttgagctctaagctcttccgttgccactaCTTCAGGTGGAAACCTAGACAGCtttataaacttagaatagtactcCGTTACAGACAAACCCTCCATTTTGAGttcgatgaactcctgcgccttttgcttcttcatgtaaggtgggtaaaacttgttcctcaaCGCAGTTTTAAAcgcttcccacccaaagttaggcgtggctctaagggtattctcacatcgttgccaccataaatcagcttcacctctaagGTAATACACAGCATTGtttaccctaaggttttcggggcaattcacagctaggataagcttatcaaattctctcaaccagttttcaagtacacttggttcaatctctccgctatacagtggaggcttgctttgagctattttcttaaacatttccccagccggatcatgcactgggttggctctagtttgagctaggtctcgaactacctcagctagttgtctaaccacttcagaaatctcttggttagccatatcccttctcctgaatagaataaaagactaactttaatattggttggagatgacattactaaggcactagttcgacaacgaacccactcacaacaagaacacaaatGACACTCGTCCTAGGGGAAGTTGGCGCCAACTTTGGGCCTTCTCTTCCACCTATTCGATGCATGTaattttagatggttgctaattggaccaccttgcacataaaatttcattgaagaaataacaattaatccctttgcgatacccacgaaacttagaattgaaaattgaacttaagagataacgaaaaggaaattcgatgcttttattaatacttcaatgataaagtcttacatccatcaataatataacttttatttctccaaactTTAATTGAACTAATAACCAtaagtagtagctttgccactttattactcaacgaaataaataactaaggattacatttctctaaagactaatgtcatcacgacgatcattcttttctttgtattgctctggagtaaagtcttgatcattaggatcatccaagtcttatTCTGGATcaaagtcttcatccatagcctcatcatactgttgtggctcactatcaaccacattgttctcctcaagctcatcctcagatccactagatatctcaattgttggttCAAGAACTACtgggttaggattttcaatctcaactacatcatcctcatcctcctcaacatcattagcttgctcatcatgtatCATGCCATCTTCAACATCACTTTCTTCTCCTCTATAGCctatacctagacccgcagagtattttcaatcctcatagctattctccgcaacctctaagatattAGTGAGAACCTcagtatcatacttccacctaccatctccagtcccatatttgtaccaattaggggtaccatcattgcatgtgaaacaaaccatacatgcataaatattgaacaacatgattgacaatgaaatccatactcataataatcccaacatgtttgttcaaccaataaatcaataattccaatataataatccacatgatcgttcaccaaaacaaatatgaatccaccaagttcacataatataattgACATCcataacaatcatgtaatgtcccttgacaaatagtgtggtcgccctagacttgtacgtaccttgaatacctaagcgtaggggccactttgcaaaacgatcacttacttagaaatcacctcctatcatcaaaataatgaaactttaattatttccatgttcattaaatttccagcaagtttataaaatataaaaccttgctaaataattagaattcaatcgtcctttaataaaataatcgtctcaatttgcaaaactaatccctagtatgaaaacatactttttccacccttaaaatcaataaaaatcaagaaCGGAAattttcctctctctctctctcatggTGTGGTGCACGTTAAGGTTCTTTGCTAACGTACGCCACCCTTGTTAATGGCGAGGAAGAAGAGAGCACAGAAGCTTGAGACTGCTTAGGTTAATGAGGAAGCGTCTTCTCTTCTTCATCAAGAACTTTCGAGGCCTAAGAACCAGAACCAACTCAGAAAACAAATACCCATTTCTGATGAACCTCGGGGTAGTGAAGGTCTGGTGACACCAGCGCCTCTACCTCATCCTTTCTATGGACCACCGTCGACGGAACTTATGGACACCTTACAAGCTTATCAGGATTCGATTAGTGAGTCGCAGTTAGTTCGTACTGATGTAAATCGACCACCATCGTTGGTTGAAGCTTTGGAAGATATCTATGAGGATAGCCATCGAATGGTGGTGGGAAAGGATAGGGTAGGCTTGCTGGTGAGAAGTGTCAATGCTGCTCTCAAGGAGATGCAACATAGGGGTGCTGCGAAGGAGAACACAGGTGTAGATCCAACCCAGAAAACAGGGGATGTCCGTACACAAACAGAGCATGGAGGGAATGGTGTGCAGCCACCTCAAAGGCGACTGAATATGGATCCAAAACTATGGGTGAAACTGTTTAAAGGTAGTACTCTTCCTTCTAAAGGTGTTGCGTTGAATTTTATTGCTCCCACAGTTTGTGAAGGCACACCCATAGCTTTACTTGTTAAGAATGAGTTTCAGAAAATGAATGAACTGTGGGGGAATGCAATTGTCATGTATGTGGTGGGGGAAAAACCTTCGATTAGTGCTGTTTTGAGATTCATTGAAAACGAATGGCAGCAAGTTAGCAAACCTCAGATTTTCCTCCATGATGAGGGCTATTTTGTGATTAGATTTCAGTCAAAGAAGGACAAGGAATCAGTACTAGTGCCTGGTCCTCATATGTTCTTTGGCAAACCTATGATTTTGAAACCTTGGGCAGCAAGTTTTAATTTCCAGGAGGAAATATTGAGGGTAGTACTATTGTGGGTTAGATTGCCTAATTTACCATTAAGCTGTTGGGGGGCTGATTCATTGAGCAGAATAGGAAGCTTGCTTGGAGATCCACTATTTGCGGATGATTGTACTTCTAagcagcaaagaatatcctttGCTCGAATACTCATTGAGGTGGATGTTAATGGTGACTTGCCTAAATATGTGCAGATTCAGGATCCTTTGGGTAACATTGTTAAACATGTGGTGGAGTATGAGTGGCTACCACCATACTGCCAGGACTGTAAGATTGTGGGACATGATTGTACTCATACAAAGGTGAACACTACAAGGTTTAGGCCAGCTACTGTTCAGAAAAGAAAGGTTGTGAGGGTGTGGAAACCTAAAATGTACAACCAGCTCCTGAAGCAAAAGAAACTGCTGATTTGAATAGTAAACCTGGTGCACAAGAGAATGATGGAGAGAATGGAGAGTTGTCTGCTACTGATAGACCTTTTACCTTACTTGCTCCAATTCATGATGAAGGGTGGAGGGTTGTTTCAAGGAGAAGGAGAGATATAAGAACTCCAGTACAGACTGTGGGGCTTGTTGAGGTTCACATGAGTGGGGGGGATGTGGTTGCTGGTGGTGATGGAGTGAACTTTTCAACTAATCCAACATGAATATAAGCACCTGGAATGTTAGGGGATTGAATGATCCCATTAAAGTAGTTGAAATAAAGAAATTTTTGGCTAATAATAACATTAGTGTTGTAGCTTTGTTAGAAACTAAAGTTCAGGAGAAGAATAGTAGTAAAATTCAGAAGAAAATAGGGAATGGGTGGCAGTGGATTATGAATTATGAGCACTCTCCTAGGGGAAGGATATGGATTGGTTGGAAGCATGCATTGGTGTCAGTTCAGCTACTTCACAAAACTGAATTCTGTATTCACTGTACTGTTGCTACAAAAAATGGCCTTTTTAGTGCTAACTTCATAGCTGTGTATGGTTTACACTCTGTTGATACTAGAAGACCTATGTGGAGAGAGATTTCCAATTTTAGTAGTACTGTTGTTTGTCCTTGGCTAGTCATGGGTGACTTCAATGCAGTGTTATTAGCTGCTGATAGAGTAAATGGCAATGCAGTCACTGAGGGAGAAACTAAAGATTTTGATAGCTGTATGGATTCTGCAGGTTTGGCTGAACTTAAAAGTTGTGGGAGTTACTATTCTTGGAGCAATAAGGGGCAAGGTAGTTTGAGAATTTGTTCCAGAATAGATAGAGATATTGCCAATTCTATTTGGCATGCTAAGTTTGTTGATGTTGTGGTGGATTATTTGCCTCCAGGGATTTCTGATCATTCCCCCCTAGTTATGTCATGTAATATTCATTTGGGAGGAGGTAATAGACCTTTTAAATTCTTTAACTACATGGAAGATCATGCTCAATTTTTGGATGTGGTTAGGAAAGGATGGGATGTTTCCTGTCCAAGGAGTGGATCCATGCTGAAGGTGTGGACTAAGCTGAAAGCAGTAAAGCAAGGATTGAAGGAGCTGCATCACAAGGATTTTGCCAAGCTTGATGAGAGAATTGAGGGGTTAAGGGTTGATTTGTGTCAAATTCAGACTCAGCTAGCTTCTTGCCCTACTGATAGTAATGTGCAACAAAGTGAGAGGGAGTGTAGTGAGACTCTTAAGAAGTTTCTGCATATTCAGGAAAGTGCCTATAGACAGAAAGCAAGAATTCAGTGGTTGCAAGTGGGAGATTCTAATTCTAAGTTCTTTTTTAGTGCAATGAAGGAGAGGTTAGCTAAGGACAGTATTGATATCCTTTATGATGAAACTGGAAAGAAGCTAAGTACTACTCAGGAAATTCAGGAGGAAGTTAGCTCATTCTATAAGCAATTGATTGGTACTGCAGCTAGTTCCTTGACTGGTGTGGATGTTGGGGTGGTTAGGAAAGGGAAACAGCTTTCTGCTGCTGATGCAGAATTGTTGGTGGTTCCTATTTCAGATGCAGAAATTGATGCAGCTATCAAAGGTATT encodes:
- the LOC110784028 gene encoding uncharacterized protein, which produces MNISTWNVRGLNDPIKVVEIKKFLANNNISVVALLETKVQEKNSSKIQKKIGNGWQWIMNYEHSPRGRIWIGWKHALVSVQLLHKTEFCIHCTVATKNGLFSANFIAVYGLHSVDTRRPMWREISNFSSTVVCPWLVMGDFNAVLLAADRVNGNAVTEGETKDFDSCMDSAGLAELKSCGSYYSWSNKGQGSLRICSRIDRDIANSIWHAKFVDVVVDYLPPGISDHSPLVMSCNIHLGGGNRPFKFFNYMEDHAQFLDVVRKGWDVSCPRSGSMLKVWTKLKAVKQGLKELHHKDFAKLDERIEGLRVDLCQIQTQLASCPTDSNVQQSERECSETLKKFLHIQESAYRQKARIQWLQVGDSNSKFFFSAMKERLAKDSIDILYDETGKKLSTTQEIQEEVSSFYKQLIGTAASSLTGVDVGVVRKGKQLSAADAELLVVPISDAEIDAAIKGIDNNKAPGLDGFNSLFFLKAWGIV